CGCTCAGATTTCTGAGGGCGTAATATTTACCAATCTTATTGAATTAAAGCTACCCGGTACTTTAAGTAAATAGTTTTTATATACTATTCGATTCTTTATTAGGAGAAGCAACCAAGCTAATATCCGTATGTTTCTCCTTCTTTTAAATTCAAGGTGCGATGTAAGTAAGATTTTATGCCCAATTTCTAGGCATCCATCCCCACACAGCTGCTATTATTTCTTCTTTATTCATGAATCTAATATCTTTATAACCTATAGATTCGGCTCGTTTTAAGATTTCCAGGATGATTTGTTTTTCTCGTGAGTATACTATCACTTGAGCTGAATCACTTACTATAAGCCCCAGTTTGCATGAGCTTTTCATGAATTTTGTTTCGTTATCAATCTCTACAACGCTTTCTAATGTAGGAAAAGCTTTTATGTCTGCGAATATTAAAATGTAATCTTCTTCAGATATGTGCCTTATAAATGTTTGGCCGTCCATAATTGTTTTCGTCTCTGAAAAGAATGGTAAAGGCTTCCTCGAATTATAATCCCTTGTGTAATATGCCTCTTCTGGAGAAACCGACCAATACCAAGAAGAACTTATAATACCTTCCAAGATTTCAAACAATTGTTTACCATGCTCATTTCTTATATAGAATAAAATACCCTCCACTTTTTCATCCCCCTGTAATTAATATTAAATACTAGTATTAACACACCTAAAAAACTGGTAACTTGAGGAATATAGATAATAAGAGGATTAGGTACTATATAATATATTACAACTCCAAAAATTAATATACAATATACCGCAAAGTACAATATAGGTTCCTTTATTAACATAACTGGTTTTTGTTCCTCTGAAATACTTCTATTGTGAATCACAGGGTTTTCGTGATGAACCACTAACCATGCAGTTAGATTCTGGTTTTATATCGAGGGTACACTGATCAAGAGTTTTATTTTTATCGGTTCGGGATTCTCAAGATATATTTTTAGAGGAGGCATTATGCCCCCTCTTTTTATTTCGATCCCACAAATTCACCGATCTTCCCTCGCCCGATTTCAACAACCTCCATCTTTTTGACCTGTACTAAATTAATACCGTACTGATCTTGCGTCATAATCATTTCCGCACCATTGACATGTACAGGCTTTAGCGTTAACACATTAGTGTCCGTCATAAATTGCATGTCTTGTCCGTTTAAAAATTCGACGTAAACCGAGTATCTTTTCATGATTATCACCCCCTAAATACCTATATTCTACACAGGGTGACAAAGTCCTCCTCATTATTTTATATTTTCCGACAAAAAATCCACTCCGAAGAGTAATCAGTCGATGCATTGTACTGATATGATATGTTCGATTGGTATACGAATATCGCCAAATGGGTCAGCCAACAGTATGGCTTTGCTATGTAGATCAATTGCTTCGATAATGCCCTGGTTTTCAACTATGCGGTTGTCTCTCCAAGTCTTTATTAACGTTTCGCATTTCCGTTTATATGCTATTTCGATTTCCTCTTGGATGGCTGCCAAATCCCATTCTGTCAGTTCAGGACGTTCGGTAAGTTCATCCTCAGCGTGCCAGTCCCTTAATTCGGTCAAATGCTCTGGCAACATCATCGCTGTCCATTTAATTCGTCCACGGTCTTTTATATCTCCATTTACTTTCATAAAACTGACCCCCTTAAAGTCTTCTATCGAACATACATTCTCCAATTAAGATAAAATTAAAAAGCACCCCCTATCTAAGAGAATGCTTTAGCCTCCATTGATTTCTTTTGTATGATTTAACATCTCGTTAGTGGAGCTAAACACATACTTAAAGACCACAGCAATAATTGCAAACAAGTTTACGAATGTCGCCGTTATCATTGCCAATACTAATTGTTCACTAAAGACAGGCACCCTGTGCTTTCCTATTTTCATACCAGGTGCGTATAGCATAAACAATACATTTGCAATCATTAAAACACCGACTGTTCCCAGTAATATTAAACTCACCATTCTTGCTTTCCGTTTGAAACTGACTTCTTTTTTAACTTCATCCATGATAAAGTTTTTGTACTTCTGATAAGCTTCGAAGCTATCGAATTTCTCTGTCTTGTGATCACTTAAGAAGTCACTTACTGCTATACTTAATTCTTCTTCCTCATCAACGTCTACGTCTTGAGAGATATCTGCTAAATCTCTTTCTAAGTCTTCAGTAGTTCTACTCATTTATAGGCCTCTCAAGGCTTTCTTTATTTGGAATCCAGCAAATTCATTAGATATTTGGAACTTCTTCGCTATTTTCCTCTGTAAAAAAAGCATCTCATATT
The sequence above is drawn from the Sporosarcina luteola genome and encodes:
- a CDS encoding DUF2691 family protein, coding for MEGILFYIRNEHGKQLFEILEGIISSSWYWSVSPEEAYYTRDYNSRKPLPFFSETKTIMDGQTFIRHISEEDYILIFADIKAFPTLESVVEIDNETKFMKSSCKLGLIVSDSAQVIVYSREKQIILEILKRAESIGYKDIRFMNKEEIIAAVWGWMPRNWA
- a CDS encoding YolD-like family protein, encoding MKVNGDIKDRGRIKWTAMMLPEHLTELRDWHAEDELTERPELTEWDLAAIQEEIEIAYKRKCETLIKTWRDNRIVENQGIIEAIDLHSKAILLADPFGDIRIPIEHIISVQCID